One region of Nycticebus coucang isolate mNycCou1 chromosome 10, mNycCou1.pri, whole genome shotgun sequence genomic DNA includes:
- the IQGAP3 gene encoding ras GTPase-activating-like protein IQGAP3 isoform X5, whose translation MEGRGAGPGRTAYERLTAEEMDEQRRQNVAYQYLCRLEEAKRWMEACLKEELPSPVELEESLRNGVLLAKLGHCFAPSVVPLKKIYDMEQLRYQATGLHFRHTDNINFWLSAIAHIGLPSTFFPETTDIYDKKNMPRVVYCIHALSLFLFRLGLAPQIHDLYGKVEFTAEELSNMASELAKYGLQLPAFSKIGGILANELSVDEAAVHAAVLAINEAVERGVVEDTLAALQNPSALLENLREPLAAIYQELLAQAKMEKAASARSHFLQDDRENQDIYDHYLTQAEIQGNVNHVNIHGALEVVDDALERQNPEALLKALQDPALALQGVRRDFADWYLDQLSSDREQKAQELGLVELLEKEEVQAGVAAANMKGDQEQAMLQAVRRINKAIQRGVAADTVQELLCPEARLPPVYPFASTVYQQELAVLQRQQQGELGQEELFVAVEMLSAVVLINRALEARDANGFWSNLANPATGLAEVEGENAQRYFDALVKLRQMRGVDKAFLSWNDLQATVSQVNAQVQEESDQVLAVSLINEALDEGSPEKTLTALLLPAAGLDDVRLPVARRYHLLLVAAKRQKAQVTGDPGAVLWLEEIRQGVVRANQDTDTAQRMALGVAAINQAIKEGKAAQTERVLRNPAVGLRGVVPDYADSYQRALESAGAKKRCTADAAFWVQHDMKDGTAYYFHLQTFQGTWEQPPGCHLNTTHLTRREIQSVVTKVTAAHDRQQLWKANISFVIQLQARFRGFLVRQKFAQRSHFLRIWLPAVIKIQAYWRGYRQRKIYLQRLQYLKANLDAIIKIQAWTRMWAARRQYLRRLRYFQKNVTSIVKIQAFFRARKARDDYRLLARAPHPPLSVVRRFAHLLNQSQQDFLAEAELLKLQEEVVRKIRSNQQLEQDLNTMDIKIGLLVKNRITLQEVVSHCKKLTKKNKEQLADMMVLDKQKGLKSLSKEKRQKLEAYQHLFYLLQTQPIYLARLIFQMPQNKTTKFMEAVIFSLYNYASSRREAYLLLQLFKTALQEEIKSKVEHPQDVVTGNPTVMRLVVRFYRNGRGQSALREILGKVVQDVLEDKVPNVHTDPVHLYKSWINQTEAQTGQRSHLPYDVTPDQALSHSEVQRRLDISLRNLLAMTDKFLVAIISSVDQIPYGMRYVAKVLKRTLTEKFPDAMESEVYKVVGNLLYYRFLNPAVVAPDAFDIVAMAAGGALAAPQRHALGAVAQLLQLAAAGKTFSGDLLCQHLQVLNNYLEETHLKFRKFICRACQVPEPEERFAMDEYSDMVAVAKPLVYVTVGELVNTHRLLLEHQDHIAPSHHDPLHELLEDLGELPTIPDLIGENIAIDGHMDPSKLEVSLTLTNKFEGLEVDTDDTDVQSLLLSTKQMLADIIQFHPGASLKEILSLSTSREQEPTGLRVPQPTESWVLVSFH comes from the exons ATGAACGCCTCACAGCTGAAGAGATGGATGAGCAGAGGCGGCAGAATGTTGCCTATCAGTACCTATGCCGGCTGGAGGAAGCCAAGCG CTGGATGGAGGCCTGCCTGAAGGAGGAGCTTCCTTCCccagtggagctggaggaaagccTCCGGAACGGAGTGCTGCTAGCCAAGCTGGGCCACTGTTTTGCACCCTCCGTGGTTCCCTTGAAGAAGATCTATGACATGGAGCAGCTACGGTACCAG gCAACTGGCTTGCATTTCCGTCACACAGACAATATCAACTTTTGGCTATCTGCAATAGCCCACATTGGTCTGCCTTCG ACCTTCTTTCCAGAGACCACAGACATCTATGACAAGAAGAACATGCCCCGGGTGGTCTACTGCATTCATGCTCTCAG TCTCTTCCTCTTCCGGCTGGGATTGGCCCCTCAGATACATGATCTATATGGGAAAGTGGAATTCACAG CTGAGGAACTCAGCAACATGGCCTCTGAACTGGCAAAATACGGCCTCCAGCTGCCTGCCTTCAGCAAAATTGGGGGCATCCTGGCCAATGAGCTCTCGGTGGACGAGGCTGCAG TCCATGCAGCTGTTCTTGCCATCAATGAGGCTGTGGAGCGAGGGGTGGTTGAAGATACCCTGGCTGCCTTACAGAATCCCAGTGCTCTTCTAGAGAATCTTCGAGAGCCTCTGGCAGCCATCTACCAGGAactgctggcccaggccaagaTGGAAAAGGCTGCCAGTGCCAGGAGCCAT TTTTTGCAGGATGACAGAGAAAACCAGGACATCTATGACCACTACCTAACTCAGGCTGAAATCCAGGGCAACGTCAATCATGTCAACA TCCATGGGGCTCTAGAAGTTGTTGATGATGCCCTGGAAAGACAGAACCCGGAGGCCTTGCTTAAGGCCCTTCAAGATCCTGCCCTAGCCCTGCAAGGGGTGAGGAGAGACTTTGCCGACTGGTACCTGGACCAGCTGAGCTCAGACAGAGAGCAGAAAGCACAG GAGCTGGGCCTGGTGGAGCTTCTGGAAAAGGAGGAGGTCCAGGCTGGTGTGGCAGCAGCCAATATGAAGGGTGATCAGGAACAAGCCA TGCTCCAGGCTGTGCGGAGGATCAACAAAGCCATCCAGAGGGGAGTGGCAGCTGACACGGTACAGGAGTTGCTGTGCCCTGAAGCCCGGCTGCCTCCGGTGTACCCATTTGCCTCAACGGTGTATCAGCAGGAGCTGGCAGTGCTCCAGCGGCAGCAGCAAGGG GAGCTTGGCCAGGAGGAGCTCTTTGTGGCTGTGGAGATGCTGTCAGCTGTGGTCCTGATTAATCGGGCCctagaggccagggatgccaATGGCTTCTGGAGCAACCTGGCAAACCCTGCCACAGGCCtggcagaggtggaaggagaAAATGCTCAGCG TTACTTTGATGCCCTAGTGAAACTGCGACAGATGCGTGGAGTGGACAAGGCCTTCCTGAGCTGGAATGACCTGCAGGCCACTGTGAGCCAGGTCAATGCGCAGGTCCAGGAAGAGAGCGACC aggtTCTCGCAGTCAGCCTCATCAATGAGGCTCTGGATGAAGGCAGCCCTGAGAAAACTCTCACCGCTCTCCTGCTTCCTGCGGCTGGCCTGGATGATGTCCGCCTCCCTGTTGCCCGACGGTACCATCTCCTCCTTGTGGCAGCCAAAAGACAGAAGGCCCAG GTTACAGGGGATCCTGGAGCCGTGCTGTGGCTGGAAGAGATCCGCCAAGGCGTGGTTAGAGCCAACCAGGATACAGACACGGCTCAGAGAA TGGCTCTTGGTGTGGCTGCCATCAATCAGGCCATCAAGGAGGGCAAGGCAGCCCAGACAGAGCGGGTGTTGAGGAACCCCGCTGTGGGCCTCCGAGGAGTAGTTCCTGACTATGCAGACAGCTACCAACGAGCCCTGGAAAGTGCTGGAGCAAAGAAACGGTGCACAG CAGATGCGGCTTTCTGGGTTCAACATGACATGAAGGATGGCACTGCCTACTACTTCCACCTGCAGACCTTCCAGGGCACCTGGGAGCAGCCTCCTGGCTGCCACCTCAACACCACCCACCTGACTCGGAGGGAGATCCAG TCAGTCGTCACCAAGGTCACTGCTGCCCATGATCGCCAACAGCTGTGGAAGGCCAACATCAGCTTTGTCATCCAGCTCCAGGCCCGCTTCCGCGGCTTCCTAGTTCGGCAGAAATTTGCTCAGCGTTCCCACTTCCTGAGGATCTGGCTCCCAGCAGTCATCAAGATCCAG GCTTATTGGCGGGGTTATAGACAGCGGAAGATTTACCTGCAGCGGTTACAGTATTTAAAGGCAAACCTGGACGCCATAATCAAG ATCCAGGCCTGGACCCGGATGTGGGCAGCTCGGAGACAATACCTAAGGCGGTTGCGCTACTTCCAGAAGAAC GTCACCTCCATTGTGAAAATCCAGGCATTTTTCCGAGCCAGGAAAGCCCGGGATGACTACAGGCTATTAG CACGggccccccacccccctctcaGTGTGGTGCGCAGATTCGCCCATCTCTTGAATCAAAGCCAGCAGGATTTCTTGGCTGAAGCAGAGCTACTGAAGCTCCAGGAAGAAGTAGTGAGGAAGATCCGGTCCAATCAGCAGCTGGAGCAGGACCTCAACACCATGGATATCAAGATTGGCCTGCTGGTGAAGAACCGGATTACCCTGCAG GAAGTAGTCTCCCACTGCAAGAAGCTGACCAAGAAGAATAAGGAACAGCTTGCAGATATGATGGTTCTGGACAAGCAGAAGGGATTAAAGTCGCTGAGTAAAGAGAAACGACAGAAGCTAGAAGCATACCAACACCTCTTCTACCTGCTCCAG ACTCAACCCATCTATTTGGCCAGGCTGATCTTTCAGATGCCACAGAACAAAACTACCAAGTTCATGGAGGCAGTGATTTTCAGTTTGTACAACTATGCTTCCAGCCGCCGAGAGGCCTATCTCCTGCTCCAGTTGTTCAAGACAGCACTCCAGGAGGAGATCAA GTCAAAAGTAGAGCATCCCCAGGACGTGGTGACAGGCAACCCAACTGTGATGCGGCTGGTGGTGAGGTTCTACCGTAATGGGCGGGGACAGAGTGCCCTGAGGGAAATCCTGGGCAAAGTGGTCCAGGATGTGCTGGAAGACAAGGTGCCCAACGTCCACACAGACCCCGTCCACCTATACAAGAGTTGGATCAACCAGACTGAAGCCCAGACAGGGCAGCGCAG CCATCTCCCCTATGATGTCACCCCAGACCAGGCCTTAAGCCACTCTGAGGTCCAGAGACGACTGGACATTTCCCTGCGTAACCTGCTCGCCATGACTGATAAGTTCCTTGTAGCAATCATCTCATCTGTGGACCAAATTCC GTATGGGATGCGTTATGTGGCCAAAGTCCTGAAGAGAACACTGACAGAGAAGTTCCCTGATGCCATGGAAAGTGAGGTCTATAAG GTGGTAGGGAACCTCCTGTACTACCGCTTCCTGAACCCCGCTGTGGTGGCCCCTGACGCCTTCGACATTGTGGCCATGGCAGCAGGCGGTGCCCTGGCTGCCCCCCAGCGCCATGCCCTGGGGGCCGTGGCTCAGCTCCTACAGCTCGCTGCAGCTGGCAAGACCTTCTCTGGGGACCTTCTCTGCCAGCACCTGCAGGTCCTGAACAACTATCTGGAGGAGACACACCTCAAGTTCAG GAAGTTCATCTGCAGAGCCTGCCAGGTGCCAGAGCCAGAGGAGCGTTTTGCGATGGACGAGTACTCAGACATGGTGGCTGTGGCCAAGCCCCTGGTGTATGTCACTGTGGGGGAGCTGGTCAATACACACAGG cTGTTGCTAGAGCACCAAGACCACATTGCCCCCAGTCACCACGACCCCTTGCACGAGCTCCTGGAGGACCTTGGGGAACTGCCCACCATCCCTGACCTCATCG GGGAGAACATAGCTATAGATGGGCACATGGACCCAAGCAAGCTTGAAGTGTCCCTGACGCTCACTAACAAGTTTGAAGGACTGGAGGTGGACACTGATGACACTGATGTGCAGAGCCTGCTTCTGAG